The Anabaena sp. WA102 genome contains a region encoding:
- a CDS encoding metal ABC transporter solute-binding protein, Zn/Mn family produces the protein MLEKKLSSHLLKTIILGVMVGLFGCGNKTISTTYNTTNNNINNNLPFVVATNSVICDLTKQVAGDTINLICLIPPGINPINYKPVPEDNQAIKNAGLVLYHGYNFEPGLIKIIEEIKKPKSKIAVAKTIGVNFIKIGKTGKQIVEPHVWHNPNNTIKMVEIINSSLIKLVPKNKKIYNKNTKIITQEINQINNWIKVRLASIPDKNRKLITTNSAMIYYVKAYDIPYSVNLGNVKNMGKLTDTEVRNLAKDIQKAKVPTIFADTNTNSNLLAPVATAAKVRVSQKPLYIDGLGEPGSDGETYQKMMTANTRIIVEGLGGTYLKFEPKNPRNK, from the coding sequence ATGTTAGAAAAAAAACTATCTTCACATTTATTGAAAACTATCATTCTAGGTGTAATGGTAGGTTTATTTGGATGTGGAAATAAAACTATTAGTACAACATATAATACCACCAATAATAATATTAATAATAATTTGCCCTTTGTCGTAGCAACTAATAGCGTAATTTGCGATTTAACAAAACAAGTTGCTGGAGATACAATTAATCTGATTTGTTTAATTCCTCCTGGGATAAATCCTATAAATTATAAACCCGTACCAGAAGATAATCAAGCCATTAAAAATGCTGGTTTAGTATTATATCATGGTTATAACTTTGAACCAGGGTTAATTAAAATTATTGAAGAGATCAAAAAGCCTAAATCAAAAATTGCCGTTGCTAAAACTATAGGTGTAAATTTCATCAAAATTGGAAAAACCGGTAAACAAATTGTTGAACCTCATGTTTGGCATAATCCAAATAATACTATCAAAATGGTAGAGATAATTAATAGTAGTTTAATTAAACTAGTACCAAAAAATAAGAAAATCTATAATAAAAATACAAAAATAATCACCCAAGAAATCAATCAAATCAATAATTGGATTAAAGTAAGACTAGCTAGTATTCCCGATAAAAATCGAAAATTAATTACAACAAATTCAGCAATGATTTATTATGTCAAAGCTTATGATATTCCCTATTCAGTCAATTTAGGTAATGTTAAAAATATGGGAAAATTGACAGATACAGAAGTCAGAAATTTGGCTAAGGATATTCAAAAAGCTAAAGTACCAACAATTTTTGCAGATACAAATACCAATTCCAATTTACTCGCACCTGTAGCGACAGCAGCGAAAGTCAGAGTTTCTCAAAAACCACTTTATATTGACGGACTAGGTGAACCAGGAAGTGACGGAGAAACCTATCAGAAAATGATGACTGCTAATACAAGAATAATTGTAGAAGGATTGGGAGGAACATATTTGAAATTTGAGCCGAAAAATCCTCGAAATAAATAG
- a CDS encoding Mur ligase family protein has product MTVGKKIKVIDRLRLGFAVSMAKSVTFLVRSLRLGAASVLPGSIARRIEPRILELLSQQVKNGVILIAGTNGKTTTALLLCTILERNGFCVAHNSTGANLENGLATALIDNASLLGNLNVDYAILEVDENIVPKVLKPLQPRIILCLNLFRDQLDRYGEVDSISKRWTQVIATLPTTTVVIPNADDPTLSYLGQQLPQKVLFFGLNEPENYLEAIPHAVDSIYCPRCGHALDYQGVYLSHLGDFTCPSCGFTKSKPALLSQEWSQILVGLYNKYNTLAAATAAQALGVDEVNIRDGINNFQAAFGRAEDLVIDGKRVRILLSKNPVGTNETIRVVTQSTDKTTLLVLNDRTPDGTDVSWIWDVDTEKLVTRGGTLIVSGDRVYDMALRLRYSQESLDSDINLIVEPNLQQAIATALEHTPANETLHILPTYSAMLEVREVLTGRKIL; this is encoded by the coding sequence ATGACTGTGGGTAAGAAAATAAAGGTTATAGATAGACTCCGCTTGGGTTTTGCGGTATCAATGGCTAAAAGTGTGACGTTTTTGGTGCGGTCATTGCGTCTTGGTGCTGCTAGTGTTTTACCCGGTTCGATTGCGCGACGGATAGAACCTCGGATTTTGGAGTTATTGAGTCAGCAGGTTAAAAATGGGGTAATTCTCATTGCGGGGACGAATGGTAAAACTACTACGGCATTACTGTTATGTACTATTTTAGAACGGAATGGTTTCTGTGTTGCCCATAATTCTACTGGTGCAAATTTAGAAAATGGGTTAGCGACGGCTTTAATAGACAATGCTAGTTTGCTGGGAAATCTGAATGTAGATTATGCAATTTTGGAGGTTGATGAAAATATAGTTCCCAAGGTTTTAAAACCATTACAACCGCGAATTATTCTCTGTTTGAATCTGTTCCGTGACCAGTTGGATAGATATGGGGAAGTGGATAGTATTAGTAAGCGGTGGACTCAGGTGATTGCTACTTTACCAACAACAACGGTAGTTATTCCCAATGCTGATGATCCGACTTTATCCTATTTGGGTCAACAGTTACCCCAAAAGGTTTTATTCTTTGGTTTAAATGAGCCTGAGAATTATTTAGAAGCTATTCCTCATGCTGTTGATTCTATTTATTGTCCTAGATGTGGTCATGCTTTAGATTATCAAGGGGTTTATTTGTCCCATTTGGGAGATTTTACTTGTCCTAGTTGTGGTTTTACTAAAAGTAAACCTGCTTTATTAAGTCAGGAATGGTCACAAATTCTCGTGGGTTTATATAACAAATATAATACTTTGGCAGCAGCTACAGCAGCGCAAGCATTAGGAGTTGATGAGGTTAATATTAGGGATGGAATTAATAATTTTCAAGCTGCTTTTGGTCGTGCAGAAGATTTAGTAATTGACGGTAAACGGGTGCGGATTCTATTATCAAAAAACCCTGTAGGAACAAATGAAACTATTCGTGTCGTCACTCAAAGTACCGATAAAACTACTTTATTGGTGTTGAATGACAGAACCCCAGATGGTACTGATGTATCATGGATTTGGGATGTGGATACAGAAAAGTTGGTAACAAGGGGTGGAACGTTGATTGTGAGTGGCGATCGCGTGTATGATATGGCTTTACGTCTACGTTATAGTCAGGAATCTCTGGACAGTGACATCAATCTGATTGTAGAGCCAAATTTGCAGCAAGCGATCGCTACTGCTCTAGAGCATACACCAGCAAATGAAACTTTACACATTCTCCCCACCTATTCAGCCATGCTGGAAGTGCGAGAAGTATTGACTGGTAGGAAAATCCTCTGA
- a CDS encoding thylakoid membrane photosystem I accumulation factor: MNSIKWLFSQTQIITNWKRLVSKCLLLLVCLFVISMQPALAGIKDDRYDGNIFVIYAGNGSLVPPKETLAQTLAEHKPAIVTFYTDDSSDCKKYAPVVSEMQAFYGRATEIIPVSVDTLLADNTYQPTEAGYYYGGSVPQVVVFDQSGKVILNKKGQVPFEEIDDKLREIFDLLPRTESVELKRRSPREFSSQLEDQ; encoded by the coding sequence ATGAATAGCATAAAGTGGCTTTTTTCACAAACTCAAATAATTACTAATTGGAAACGGTTAGTGTCGAAATGCTTGCTGCTGCTTGTTTGCCTATTCGTAATTAGTATGCAGCCAGCATTAGCAGGTATTAAAGATGACCGATATGATGGCAATATTTTTGTAATTTATGCTGGTAATGGTTCTCTCGTTCCCCCCAAAGAAACTCTAGCACAGACATTAGCAGAACATAAACCAGCAATAGTGACATTCTACACTGATGACAGTAGCGATTGCAAAAAATATGCGCCGGTTGTTTCCGAGATGCAAGCATTCTATGGTCGCGCCACAGAAATCATTCCTGTCAGCGTTGATACTCTTTTAGCGGACAATACCTATCAACCCACAGAAGCGGGATATTACTATGGAGGAAGTGTTCCTCAAGTTGTAGTTTTTGACCAGTCAGGTAAGGTAATCTTGAACAAAAAAGGTCAAGTACCTTTTGAGGAAATAGACGACAAATTGAGAGAAATATTTGACTTATTACCCCGCACTGAGTCAGTCGAGTTAAAACGACGTTCACCAAGAGAATTCAGCAGTCAGTTAGAAGACCAATAG